Proteins encoded together in one Balearica regulorum gibbericeps isolate bBalReg1 chromosome 3, bBalReg1.pri, whole genome shotgun sequence window:
- the TLR5 gene encoding toll-like receptor 5, which translates to MMLRQQLVLIFGISLTSDISAFRNCYSEAQVSLYYFCNLTDIPLVPKDTVKLFLTFNYIREVTATSFPLLEHLLLLEIGMQYVYPVTIAKGAFRNLPNLRVLDLGSNRILQLDLDAFAGLPSLTVLRLFHNYLGDSILEERYLQDLISLEELDLSGNQITKLQPHSLFYNLTILKNVNLKFNQISNLCESNLTSFRGKHFLFFSLSSNNLYKTDEMAWAKCPNPFRNITFNSLDLSDNGWSTGKVQYFCAAIKGTQISSLTFSSHTMGSGFGFNNLKNPDNDTFAGLARSDLHLLDISNGFIFSLNSFIFQSLGNLEFLNLFKNKINQIQRHAFFGLGNLKSLNLSSNLLGELYDDTFEGLHSVMYIDLQQNHIGMIGGKSFSNLVSLKIIDLRDNAIKKLPSLPHLTSVFLGDNKLMSVVGTKIAATHLELERNWLSNLGDLYILFQVPDVQYIFLKQNRFSYCVKSDHVIENNQLIYMDLGENMLQLVWERDLCLDVFRALSKLQVLHLNNNYLSVLPQEIFRGLTSLKRLNLASNLLSHLSPGLFPQSLTNLNLSGNQLLSPEPEVFMTLSILDITHNKYVCDCTLKSLLMWLNETNVTLAGSQSDRYCVYPPAFAGVQLSSVIYDGCYEDELQQTLRFSVFIFISITLLMVLMAAIVFTRCRGICFVWYKTIIKKIIDSHPQVADKSEYRYDAYLCYSKKDFEWVQNSLLKHLDSQYFDKNRFTLCFEERDFLPGKEHISNIRDAIWNSRKTICIVTRQFLKDGWCVEAFNFAQSRYFCDLKDVLIMVVVGSISQYQLMKHKPIRNFLQRGHYLRWPEDYQDIDWFLNNLSCQILKEKKVRRKTSGIELQTVATLSH; encoded by the coding sequence ATGATGTTACGTCAACAGCTAGTACTCATCTTTGGAATATCACTGACTAGTGATATAAGTGCATTTAGAAACTGTTATTCAGAAGCCCAAGTCTCCCTATATTATTTCTGCAACCTCACAGATATTCCACTTGTGCCAAAGGATACAGTGAagctttttttaactttcaacTATATTAGAGAAGTGACTGCAACTTCCTTTCCACTGCTGGAGCACTTGTTGTTGTTGGAAATTGGAATGCAATATGTCTATCCTGTTACCATAGCAAAAGGAGCTTTCAGGAACCTGCCAAACCTTCGTGTCTTAGACTTGGGATCCAATAGGATTCTTCAACTGGATCTTGATGCTTTTGCGGGCTTGCCAAGTCTGACTGTACTCCGTCTGTTTCACAACTACCTTGGAGATTCCATCCTGGAGGAACGTTACCTTCAAGATTTGATCTCGTTAGAAGAATTGGATCTATCAGGGAACCAAATCACAAAACTTCAGCCTCATTCCTTATTTTATAATCTAACCATCTTGAAAAACGTGAATCTGAAATTCAACCAGATATCCAACCTGTGTGAAAGCAATCTTACCAGCTTCAGAGGaaagcactttttattttttagcctCAGTTCTAATAATTTGTACAAGACAGATGAAATGGCCTGGGCCAAATGCCCAaatcctttcagaaatattacGTTTAACTCACTAGACCTTAGTGACAATGGCTGGAGCACAGGGAAAGTCCAATATTTCTGTGCAGCCATTAAAGGGACTCAAATCAGTTCTTTAACATTTAGCTCTCATACAATGGGTTCGGGATTTGGCtttaataacttaaaaaatCCAGATAATGATACATTTGCTGGACTAGCAAGAAGTGATCTGCATTTGCTTGATATTTcaaatggtttcattttctctctcaatTCTTTCATCTTTCAAAGCCTTGGTAATCTGGAATTCCTGAaccttttcaaaaataagatAAATCAAATCCAAAGGCATGCATTTTTTGGCTTGGGAAACCTAAAAAGTCTCAATCTCTCAAGTAATCTTTTAGGCGAGTTGTACGATGATACATTTGAAGGTCTACATAGTGTAATGTATATTGATTTACAGCAAAATCATATCGGGATGATTGGTGGAAAATCATTCAGTAACTTAGTAAGTCTGAAAATAATTGATCTCCGAGACAACGCCATTAAAAAACTCCCTTCCCTTCCACATCTGACCTCTGTCTTTTTAGGTGACAATAAACTAATGTCTGTAGTTGGCACAAAAATAGCAGCAACTCACCTtgaattagaaagaaattggtTGTCAAACCTGGGTGACCTCTATATTCTTTTCCAAGTTCCAGATGTACAGTATATCTTCTTAAAACAGAATCGCTTCTCTTACTGTGTGAAAAGTGATCACGTTATAGAAAACAATCAGTTAATCTATATGGATCTAGGTGAAAATATGTTACAGCTTGTGTGGGAGAGAGATTTATGCTTGGATGTGTTCAGGGCACTGTCCAAACTTCAGGTTCTGCATCTGAATAACAACTACCTTAGTGTTCTTCCACAGGAGATTTTTAGAGGTCTAACATCCCTAAAACGACTTAATCTGGCTTCCAACCTATTGTCTCATCTTTCTCCTGGTCTTTTTCCACAAAGCCTAACAAACCTAAACTTATCTGGAAACCAGCTTCTTTCCCCCGAGCCTGAAGTCTTTATGACTTTGAGTATTCTGGATATAACACATAATAAGTATGTCTGTGATTGTACTTTAAAGAGCCTACTCATGTGGCTAAATGAAACCAATGTAACCCTAGCTGGCTCCCAATCTGACAGGTACTGTGTATACCCACCTGCATTTGCAGGGGTACAACTGTCATCTGTAATATATGATGGTTGCTATGAAGATGAACTCCAGCAGACACTCAGATTCTCAGTATTCATCTTCATCTCCATCACTCTTCTAATGGTTCTGATGGCAGCCATTGTTTTTACTCGCTGTCGGGGGATTTGTTTTGTCTGGTATAAAACTATTATCAAAAAAATTATAGACAGCCATCCACAAGTAGCAGATAAAAGTGAATACAGATATGATGCCTATTTGTGCTACAGCAAAAAGGACTTTGAATGGGTCCAGAATTCTTTGCTAAAGCACTTGGATTCACAGTATTTTGATAAAAACAGATTTACCTTGTGCTTTGAGGAAAGAGATTTCTTGCCTGGGAAAGAACATATCAGCAATATTCGTGATGCCATTTggaacagcaggaaaacaatttGCATTGTGACCAGGCAGTTTCTGAAAGATGGGTGGTGTGTGGAAGCCTTTAATTTTGCCCAGAGCAGGTACTTTTGTGATCTGAAAGATGTCCTCATTATGGTAGTGGTTGGGTCAATTTCTCAGTATCAACTGATGAAACACAAACCAATTCGAAACTTTTTACAAAGGGGTCACTATTTGCGGTGGCCAGAAGATTATCAAGATATTGACTGGTTTTTAAATAACCTTTCTTGCcaaattctgaaggaaaaaaaagtgcgAAGGAAAACCAGTGGTATAGAGCTGCAGACTGTAGCAACACTCTCGCATTGA